AGCCTCACGCTCGTTGAGGCCGCTTGAATTGAGCACATAAAACACCAGCTCTGTCATAGGTTATCCGTTTACTTGCTGCATAATAAACTCAACCAGCATCGGTACTGGGCGACCTGAAGCCCCTTTGTTTGCGCCTGATTGCCAAGCTGTGCCGGCAATATCTAAGTGTGCCCATTTTACCTCTTTGGTAAAGCGTGCTAAAAATTGCGCGGCAGTAATCGTGCCCGCTTCACGACCTCCTATGTTGGCCATATCCGCAAAGTTGGATTTAAGCTGCTCATCCCATTCTTCGCCCAGCGGCATTTGCCAGCAGCGGTCATAGGTGGTTTTACCTGCTTCAAGCAGTTGATTAACTAAATCTTGGTCATTGCCTAAAACACCCGATACATGATTCCCCAGCGCAATAATACACGCGCCGGTCAAGGTAGCAATATCAATCACCAGGCCTGGCTGATAGGTTTGTTGTGTATAGGTGAGTGCATCACATAAAATCAAACGGCCTTCGGCATCGGTATTGAGAATTTCAATCGTTTGGCCTGACAGGGAACGCACTACATCACCGGGTTTAATCGCATTACCCGATGGCATGTTTTCAGTGGCTGGAATTACGCCTACAACATTAATGGCAGGTTTAAGTTCTGCAAGGGCCTGGAATACGCCAATTACGGTGGCGGCTCCACCCATGTCGTATTTCATTTCATCCATGCTCGCCCCGGGTTTAAGTGAGATGCCACCGGTATCAAAAGTGACCCCTTTACCCACCAGTGCAATAGGGGCTTGATCGGGTTGACCGCCCTGGTATTCGATACAGATCATTTTCGGTGGGGTATCGGTGCCTTGAGCCACGGCCATAAAACTGCCCATACCCATTGCAATCATTTGTTCACGCTCAAGCACAGTGACTTTAAATCCGGCATCCTTACCAAGTTGTTTGGCTGTATCGGCTAAATAGGCTGGGGTGCAGAAATTACTTGGCATATTGGCTAGGTCTTGGGTCATGGCCATGCCTAGTGCGGTAGCTTGGCCTTGTTGGATGGCGTGTTGATGTTCGACAGTATTTTCAGCCATGAAGCAGGCCTGGTTGAGGTGTGGGTTTTTTGGTTTGTGTTCGCCACGGCTTTCATGACTATAGTCATAAAAGCTGCGTTGAAGAATCAAGCTGTTTTGATAGAGACTCCAGTTTTGGTTTTGACCCTTGGGTGTGGCGAGGTGGCTCGTGTCCAATACATGCGTAGCCCCTGAGTTTTCCAAGGTTTTGGCCATGGCTTGAACAGCAGATAAAAAGCCTTTTTGCGTTAATTTTTCCTGATCCCCCATGCCCACGAGCAATAGTCTTGGGCAATCGAGTTGTGCTACTTGATGAAGCATTAGGGTTTGAGCGATTTTACCTTTAAAGTCATCTTGCTTGTCGAGTGCATCGATTAAGCCGTTGACTCCAAACTCGGCAGCTGCACCGATCGATTGGCCATTGCTAAACACAGGGAGCACAAGGGTGTCAAAGTCGTTTAATTTCGGATGGGCGTTTAATTGAAATTGGATTTTCTTCATTGTGTATTTCCTTAGTCGGCGATTAACTTATAATGACAAATTCTATACATTTTAACGTGAGTGAGTTCATTTTTGCGGATTCTCGATAAATATCTTTATAAAGAGCTGGGCTATACCTTATTAGCCGTATTGGCGGTATTGTTATTGGTTAGTTTTGGTACCGAAACGACTCGGGTTTTGACGATGGCGATTGATGGCAAGTTACCTGCGAGTGTTGTTTTTCAGGTGTTGATGCTTAAAATTCCGGCGGCATTGGAGGTGATTTTGCCTTTAGCGGTGTTGTTAGCCGTGATGTTGGCTATAGGACGCTTATATCAAGACCAAGAAATGGTGGTTTTTAGAAGTTGCGGTATTAGTGAAACCTATTTCCAAAAGCAAGTGGCGATATTTTTGGTGCCTTGGGTAGTGGTAACAGCGTTTATAACACTTTGGCTTACCCCTTGGGCAGCACAAATGGAACGCGATGTTATTGCCCAGGCGCAAGTGAATTCGCCCATAGCAGGCCTGGTTGCCGGGCGTTTTAATAGTTTACCTAACAATAATGGCGTGCTTTATGCGCGTGAAATTGAATCTAATGGCACCATGCAGGAAGTTTGGATTCGGCTAGGTGAATCGCGTGGACAGGCTGTATTAATGGCACCAGAAGGGCGCTTTGAGATGGTTGATGGCCGTTTAGCACTTGTTTTATTGAAGGGCTCTAGTTACGAGGGCTTGCAGACCCCAGATGAACTGAGGGTTCAAGTGTTTGAGCGTTTAGCGTTGTATTTGCCCGATTTAAGTCCTAGCCAGACTCGATTACGCAATCGAGAGTTAACCACCCATGCGTTATGGCGGAGTGAATCACCCGCGCATCAGGCGCTTCTACAATGGCGATTAGTATTGCCGGTCAGTATTTTAGTGTTAGGTTTATTGGCGCTTAGAATGAGTAAAACCAAACCACGCCAAGGGCGGTTTGCTAAGATTTTTATCGCGATCATTTTATATGTTATCTATATTCAATTACTGACGACAACTGAGGATGCCTTAGCGAAAGAAAAACTCAGTTTATGGTTTGGTTTGTGGTGGATTCCATTGGTTTTCGCCTTGTTTATCTTCACAAAGCCCGATGCGATGAAACAGTTTTTAAAAAGGAAGCCTGTGTAATGAATCGAATCGAGTGGTATTTGGGGCGAGTGGTTATAAGTCATACCTTGTTGGTGTTGTTTGTATTGTTGATCATTTTTGCGTTTACGGAGTTTATGAACCAAGTAGCGCGTATAGATGAAGGCTACACCTTAAGCTTAGCTGGGCTTTATACTTTGCTCAAAATGCCGGTTTACGGGTATGAGGTTTTTCCTATCGCGTTGTTAATTGGTACTTTGATTGGGTTGGGCGGTTTGGCTAATCATGCTGAACTCACCGTCTTGAGGGTAACGGGTTGGTCGGTGGCGCGAATCCTGGTGGCGGTGATGAAAACGGCGTTAGTTTTATGGTTAATTGCGGCCGCACTGGGTGAATGGATGGCGCCAAAAAGTGAAGGCTATGCCAACCAGCTAAGAGCAGAAGCGTTGCAGAGGAGCATTTCATTAGGCGACCGTTCTGGGTTTTGGATGAAAGAACCAGAGCGTTTGATTCATGTGGAGCAGGTTATTGCGAGTGACAGGATGCAGGGTGTCACTATTTATCAGATGCAGCAAGGGCAGATTGTTGGGGTGACTCAAGCAGCACAAGCTGAATTTATGGAGGATCATTGGCGTTTGACGGATGTACATCATCAGTCGATTACGCTTACGGCCTATGATCAGCAGGCAGCGATATGGCCAAGTATCACCCGTCTGCAAAACCAGATGGCGAGTAAGCAGGAAGTTTTTCCGCTTGATCCTGCGATGCTTAAGCGGTTGCAATTGGACAGCAAATATTTGCGGATTGACGAGTTGCATCAGTATATTCAGTTTTTGCAATTGAATGGTTTAGAGTCCGCGCCTTTTGAACTTGAGTTCTGGCGTAAACTGGCGGCGCCGTTGGTGGTGATGGGTATGATTGCGTTGGTCTTTCCATTGATATTTGGCGCTCAACGCCAGGTGAGTATGGGGCAGCGAATTTTTGTGGGTACGGTCATCGGATTGGGGTTTTATTTATTAAATCAGTTGATCGGTAATTTAAGCGTGGTTTATCAATTTCCACCGTTTTTGGGGGCGTTTGTACCCTCGTTGGTTTTGTTAATGGTTGCGGTGGTGTTATTTAGGCGTTTGCGATAGGTGTTGGGCATAACAAAATAAATGCCCCGTATTTGGGGCATGGTGTTTAAACAACAAAGCTCAGCCCAAGCCTAATAGTTCGTGGCTGGATTTTTTACCTGCATTCTCAAGCGTCTCAAGCGATTGAATGCTTTTTTCAGGCGACGCGATCAGTAAGCTTGACAGCTTTGTGGCAGCTTTGTTACAAAAGGTGCAGCTAGGTTTCAAACTTGATATCGATTAAATTTGGTAATAATAGCTTGCTAAGCGACAAGCTGTTTGTCAGGTTATAATCAGTATTGGTCTTAAAAATGTAGAGAAAATTATGCTCAGTTATCGCCATGTCTTTCATGCGGGAAATTTTGCCGATGTGCTTAAACATCTGGTGGTGTTGGAAACCTTGCAATATATGATGCAAAAAGATAAACCATTTTTATATCTTGATACCCATGCGGGTGGCGGTGGCTATGCGCTTCATTGCGCTCAAGCACAAAAGAATGCTGAGTTCTCTAATGGCATCGGCATGTTGTGGGGAAATAAAGAGTTGCCCGAAGCAGTGGGGCGTTATATGGAGCAAGTAGCGCTGTTTAACCAACAAAACCAAGCGAAAGGGTTGGGTTTTTATCCTGGCTCGCCTTGGTTGGCGCAATCGGTGTTGCGCGAGCAGGATCGTTTGAGTTTATTTGAGTTGCACCCGCAGGAAAATAAGTTGCTGGAAAAAACAATGAGTCAGGCGGGTCGAGATCGACGCGTCAAGGTGTTTAGTCAAGATGGCTTTCAAGGGTTAATTGCACAGATGCCGCCCAAAGAGCGACGAGGGGTGGTGTTGATGGATCCGTCTTATGAAGTTAAAGCCGATTATGATCGCGTTGTCGAGGTGTTGGTTCAAGCACATAAGCGTTTTGCAACGGGGAACTATTTGTTGTGGTATCCGGTAGTAGAGCGCATGCGGATTCAGCATTTAAAGAAGGCGATTCAAGCCAGCGGTATTCGTCATGTTGAGGCCTATGAGCTAGGCTTAAGTGAGGATACCTCAGGGCGCGGTATGACCGCCAGCGGCGTGATGTTGATTAATCCGCCTTGGGTGTTGAAATCAACCATGCAGGCCGTTTTACCTTGGCTAGTGAAACAACTCGCACCCCAAAACGGTTTTTATCGAATAGAGACTTGGGTTGAAGAGTAGAGGTAGAGCAACTTGTGCAATGCGAGTCGAATTACTTCTGAAGGCAAAGTTAACTCGTTTTTTCAGATTTTTTTCGACCTGTAATGAAAATATACGCTAAACCAGTAAGCGTGCCACCAGCCAAAATTGTCCCAGACACTTCTTTTCCCGTTGCGATGAGATAGAGTGCGCCGAGGATTATTAACACTGAGACAATGAGTGCGTAATGCTGTCCGCGCTTTTCGGCTTCAATGGCGGCATCAACAGATTTTGATTCTAATTGATGGCGGTGTGTTTGCTGGTTTTCGGCAAGTGCTATCACACGGTTTGCAAAGCCTTAGCCGACATTTTCATAGCCCGATAATACCGAAGGCGGTGGCAATGGTCCGGAAAAGGCTTGCTGGTGAATAATGGTTTGTATGACCGATTCGGCTTGCTCTTCTGGTAGGTGGAGTTCTTCAATAAGCGTTTTCAGATCTGAAACATTGGTTGCTTCGGATTTTGCCTTAACCATTATAAAGCCTCTTTAGTTTGGGTCTGCAACCATGCCGCGCTTAAATCCTCACCCACCGCCGCCCAATCAGAACTTATCGCACGCTGGTCATCTAGTTCTATACCTGTTAAATATCGGTTTGAATTACCTTGCGGGTTTAGGTTAAAAGTGGCAAACCCTTTAGCTATGCTCACCTTTTTAGCTAGCTTCGCTTCACGCTCAGCCGAGGCGGCTTGCGTTTGATAAGTGGTGAACAAGGTTTTTAACTCGTCAAGATTTTTGTTAACTAAATAAGTGTTCAAAATATCCTGTACATTTGCTTTTGCTTTAAACGTTTTTTTCATAGCATCCCCCTAACCGTATTAACCACGCAGCTATTAATATCATGCATTTTAAATAGACTTTAGTATACCAACAACCACATCATTTTACGAGAATCAAGTTGCTTGATGGTGCAATCTAAAGTGCTCTCTACCCTATCAAGGCTCACGTTCTCACGCTCCACGTCACTGCCTTTCAGTGGCGGCAAGAGACCCTGCGACTTTGCGCAGGGTGGCAGGGCAATGAGGGAAACAAGTAGTGTTGCCACTCATTCCTTAACTGAATGGCCGTGCCCTTTGGAGCCACTGCCATTTAGTTAGCATAAAAACAGTCATTGCGAGGAGTGAAGCGGCGCGGCAATCTCTCAAGGGCGTGCCAGTCGGCAAGAGATTGCCACGGCATTCTACCTCGCAACGCGTGATTTTTTCTTGACTGTGAATATAACCAGACCTGGTTGATAATTCTATTCACATTATTCTATCCGCACTATGTTTTAAAGCATTGTGAAACTTGGCTGATTGTGTGTGTTTTCGGTATGTTTAGCGATACAATGTTCAGCGATACAATCTTTGCATAATAGATGTGCAGAGACTATTGGTTTGATGACAGAATTTTATTTTTTAATAGGGAGACGGTGATCGTGTCCAGCTTGGTTCGTTTTAGTGTGTTGTTTGGTTTGATGCTTGTGTGTTGGTGGGCGTTGAGTGAAGGGGATAACCAGGCCTGGTGGTTTGGTGTGCCTTTGGCGTTGATTGCAGCGGGTTTGATGTGGCGTTTCTGGCCGAAAAGTCGTTTTGGATTCACTAATGTGCTGACATTATTGCCCAAAATTATTGGGTTTTTTCTATGGCAGTCTTGGCGCGGGGGGTGGGATGTGGCGAAGCGTGCCTTGTCTAAAAATGCAGGCGTGAATCCGGTGGTAATCGACTATGCGCTTAGTTTGCCGATAGGTTGGCGACGTGATATTTGGCTGGCGACTATTGGGCTCATGCCTGGTACCTTAGCGGTCGCGATAGAGGGTAATCTGGCTAAGGTGCATGTGTTGGATAAAGCGCTGGATGTCCAACCAGGCCTGGTTGCGTTTGAGCGATTATTATTAGCTTGGCGTTAGGAGTGAAGGATGCATTAAATGAATAGCTTTTATATGATGATTGCGCTGATTCTACTGGTCACCATGCTGTTAGGTCTGGTTCGGGTGATGCACGGGCCTAGCCGGGTGGATCGCATGTTAGCGGCACAGTTATTGGGCACCAGCAGTGTTGGGATTTTATTGTTATTAGCCTTGGCGTTTGAGCAGTCGGCATTGCGTGATGTCGCTTTGGTATTCGCTTTATTGGCGGCGGTCAGTGGCTTGGCGTTTGTTAGGGTTTGGGCGGCTGGGGTGTTGGCAAAATGACGATGCTGTTTCATGCGCTGATGGAGGCGTTGATGGATGCGCTGAATT
The nucleotide sequence above comes from Thiomicrospira sp. R3. Encoded proteins:
- the lptG gene encoding LPS export ABC transporter permease LptG encodes the protein MNRIEWYLGRVVISHTLLVLFVLLIIFAFTEFMNQVARIDEGYTLSLAGLYTLLKMPVYGYEVFPIALLIGTLIGLGGLANHAELTVLRVTGWSVARILVAVMKTALVLWLIAAALGEWMAPKSEGYANQLRAEALQRSISLGDRSGFWMKEPERLIHVEQVIASDRMQGVTIYQMQQGQIVGVTQAAQAEFMEDHWRLTDVHHQSITLTAYDQQAAIWPSITRLQNQMASKQEVFPLDPAMLKRLQLDSKYLRIDELHQYIQFLQLNGLESAPFELEFWRKLAAPLVVMGMIALVFPLIFGAQRQVSMGQRIFVGTVIGLGFYLLNQLIGNLSVVYQFPPFLGAFVPSLVLLMVAVVLFRRLR
- a CDS encoding leucyl aminopeptidase, which encodes MKKIQFQLNAHPKLNDFDTLVLPVFSNGQSIGAAAEFGVNGLIDALDKQDDFKGKIAQTLMLHQVAQLDCPRLLLVGMGDQEKLTQKGFLSAVQAMAKTLENSGATHVLDTSHLATPKGQNQNWSLYQNSLILQRSFYDYSHESRGEHKPKNPHLNQACFMAENTVEHQHAIQQGQATALGMAMTQDLANMPSNFCTPAYLADTAKQLGKDAGFKVTVLEREQMIAMGMGSFMAVAQGTDTPPKMICIEYQGGQPDQAPIALVGKGVTFDTGGISLKPGASMDEMKYDMGGAATVIGVFQALAELKPAINVVGVIPATENMPSGNAIKPGDVVRSLSGQTIEILNTDAEGRLILCDALTYTQQTYQPGLVIDIATLTGACIIALGNHVSGVLGNDQDLVNQLLEAGKTTYDRCWQMPLGEEWDEQLKSNFADMANIGGREAGTITAAQFLARFTKEVKWAHLDIAGTAWQSGANKGASGRPVPMLVEFIMQQVNG
- the lptF gene encoding LPS export ABC transporter permease LptF, which translates into the protein MRILDKYLYKELGYTLLAVLAVLLLVSFGTETTRVLTMAIDGKLPASVVFQVLMLKIPAALEVILPLAVLLAVMLAIGRLYQDQEMVVFRSCGISETYFQKQVAIFLVPWVVVTAFITLWLTPWAAQMERDVIAQAQVNSPIAGLVAGRFNSLPNNNGVLYAREIESNGTMQEVWIRLGESRGQAVLMAPEGRFEMVDGRLALVLLKGSSYEGLQTPDELRVQVFERLALYLPDLSPSQTRLRNRELTTHALWRSESPAHQALLQWRLVLPVSILVLGLLALRMSKTKPRQGRFAKIFIAIILYVIYIQLLTTTEDALAKEKLSLWFGLWWIPLVFALFIFTKPDAMKQFLKRKPV
- a CDS encoding Na+/H+ antiporter subunit E; its protein translation is MSSLVRFSVLFGLMLVCWWALSEGDNQAWWFGVPLALIAAGLMWRFWPKSRFGFTNVLTLLPKIIGFFLWQSWRGGWDVAKRALSKNAGVNPVVIDYALSLPIGWRRDIWLATIGLMPGTLAVAIEGNLAKVHVLDKALDVQPGLVAFERLLLAWR
- the rlmJ gene encoding 23S rRNA (adenine(2030)-N(6))-methyltransferase RlmJ, with amino-acid sequence MLSYRHVFHAGNFADVLKHLVVLETLQYMMQKDKPFLYLDTHAGGGGYALHCAQAQKNAEFSNGIGMLWGNKELPEAVGRYMEQVALFNQQNQAKGLGFYPGSPWLAQSVLREQDRLSLFELHPQENKLLEKTMSQAGRDRRVKVFSQDGFQGLIAQMPPKERRGVVLMDPSYEVKADYDRVVEVLVQAHKRFATGNYLLWYPVVERMRIQHLKKAIQASGIRHVEAYELGLSEDTSGRGMTASGVMLINPPWVLKSTMQAVLPWLVKQLAPQNGFYRIETWVEE
- a CDS encoding monovalent cation/H+ antiporter complex subunit F, which produces MNSFYMMIALILLVTMLLGLVRVMHGPSRVDRMLAAQLLGTSSVGILLLLALAFEQSALRDVALVFALLAAVSGLAFVRVWAAGVLAK